In a genomic window of Candidatus Thermoplasmatota archaeon:
- a CDS encoding THUMP domain-containing protein, whose amino-acid sequence MGKLIVTARDLYREGSLKNALREIGLEPKSTGFRSVVEVESDRDIFEVAHEVARKYPYDIGRVVAVFEEVESEEGIIKERAVFHALEQIKENESFCFRVHKRGKHKIEKPTPEFEYDVGGTIYEELEKKYNKKPAVNLKNPDIAIVAEVLGPKTLLGIYRKSWSAE is encoded by the coding sequence ATGGGAAAGCTTATAGTTACTGCAAGAGATCTCTATAGAGAAGGATCTTTAAAGAACGCTCTGCGAGAAATTGGATTAGAGCCTAAATCTACAGGTTTTAGAAGCGTTGTCGAAGTAGAGAGCGATAGAGATATTTTTGAAGTTGCGCACGAAGTAGCCCGGAAATACCCTTACGATATTGGCAGAGTTGTAGCCGTGTTTGAAGAAGTAGAGAGTGAAGAGGGTATAATTAAGGAGAGAGCTGTTTTTCATGCACTTGAGCAAATAAAAGAGAACGAAAGTTTCTGTTTTAGAGTGCATAAAAGAGGCAAACATAAAATAGAGAAGCCAACTCCCGAGTTTGAGTATGATGTGGGAGGAACTATCTATGAAGAGCTTGAAAAGAAATATAATAAAAAGCCTGCAGTGAATTTAAAGAACCCTGATATTGCTATAGTTGCGGAAGTGCTTGGACCGAAAACTCTACTTGGGATTTACAGAAAGAGCTGGAGTGCAGAATGA
- the rpl12p gene encoding 50S ribosomal protein P1 has protein sequence MEYIYAALLLHSAGKKIDDKSLTSVLKSAGIEIDSARVKALVTSLEGVNIEELISAPAIAPPVVQAQVQAAPAEKGKKEEKKVSEEEAAEGLGALFG, from the coding sequence ATGGAATACATATATGCAGCACTGTTACTCCACTCTGCAGGAAAAAAGATAGATGACAAAAGCCTAACATCGGTACTAAAATCAGCTGGTATAGAAATTGATAGCGCAAGAGTAAAAGCCCTGGTCACATCTTTAGAAGGTGTAAATATAGAAGAGCTGATTTCTGCGCCAGCAATTGCGCCACCTGTAGTGCAAGCACAAGTACAGGCTGCGCCTGCAGAGAAGGGTAAAAAAGAAGAGAAGAAAGTTAGCGAAGAAGAGGCTGCTGAAGGGCTTGGCGCTCTGTTCGGCTAA
- a CDS encoding 50S ribosomal protein L10 encodes MAKTRARKEQELKELATLISNSQTVGIANIERLPASQLQKIKRKLRGEIKLKVAKNILVAKALDEIASSKPGINSLKSYIQGQCAVVTTTLNPFKLAKETKATRIAMPAKPNDILPNDLLVKGGETSFKPGPIVSELQKAGIPATIEKGKVVIRNDKVVAKKGELVSEELARALARLEIFPFTAGLDLRAVYEDGFVFGPEALALDETRLKEDFHKAITNSFNLALNIFYPTKLTTPLLILKAYQKALSLGINASIFERTVVKYLIQKAYTQALGVEARTKEAR; translated from the coding sequence ATGGCAAAGACAAGAGCTAGAAAAGAGCAGGAGCTCAAAGAGCTTGCTACGCTAATCTCAAATTCTCAAACAGTTGGTATCGCAAACATTGAGCGTTTACCTGCTTCGCAACTCCAGAAGATAAAGAGAAAGCTGAGAGGAGAAATAAAGTTAAAAGTTGCAAAGAATATTTTAGTGGCTAAAGCACTCGATGAAATTGCAAGTTCTAAGCCCGGTATTAACTCTTTAAAATCGTATATTCAAGGTCAGTGCGCTGTGGTTACAACTACTCTAAATCCATTTAAACTAGCTAAAGAAACTAAAGCTACAAGAATTGCAATGCCTGCTAAACCCAACGATATTTTGCCCAACGATCTTCTAGTTAAAGGTGGCGAGACTAGCTTCAAGCCCGGACCCATAGTCAGCGAGCTGCAGAAAGCTGGAATACCTGCCACTATAGAAAAAGGTAAGGTAGTAATAAGAAATGATAAAGTAGTAGCAAAAAAAGGCGAGCTCGTTTCTGAGGAGCTAGCTCGCGCACTCGCTAGACTGGAAATATTTCCGTTTACTGCAGGACTTGATCTGAGAGCTGTGTATGAAGACGGCTTCGTCTTTGGCCCTGAAGCGCTCGCTCTAGATGAAACGAGATTAAAGGAAGATTTCCACAAAGCTATTACAAATTCATTTAACCTGGCTTTGAATATATTTTATCCAACTAAACTTACTACCCCTTTACTTATTCTAAAAGCTTATCAAAAAGCTTTGAGCTTGGGCATTAATGCAAGTATTTTCGAGAGAACTGTTGTCAAGTACTTAATTCAAAAAGCCTATACTCAAGCTTTAGGAGTGGAGGCGAGAACAAAAGAAGCGAGGTGA